From Lysobacter auxotrophicus, the proteins below share one genomic window:
- a CDS encoding LytR/AlgR family response regulator transcription factor, whose protein sequence is MSDTFTCIVAEDETLLRESLVKQVREAWPELQILAECEDGASALEALAEHTPTVAFLDIRMPGITGLEVAAAAAQVSPRTQIVFVTAYDQYAIDAFERGAVDYLLKPITAARLATTVERLKARTGNNDAAVLADLLSRLGARPAAAASPPLTWITASAGRETRLILVDEVAYFRADNKYTTVVTAEGEALLRTPIRELLGVLDPTTFKQIHRSTIVNLKAIAGIVRDDTGRGTVRLKSRPETLPVSAPFMALFRHM, encoded by the coding sequence ATGTCTGACACCTTCACCTGCATCGTCGCCGAAGACGAAACGCTGCTGCGCGAATCGCTGGTCAAGCAGGTGCGCGAGGCGTGGCCGGAACTGCAGATACTCGCCGAATGCGAGGACGGCGCGAGCGCGCTGGAAGCGCTCGCCGAACACACGCCGACGGTGGCGTTCCTCGACATCCGCATGCCCGGCATCACCGGGCTGGAAGTCGCCGCCGCCGCCGCGCAGGTGTCGCCGCGCACGCAGATCGTGTTCGTCACCGCGTACGATCAGTACGCGATCGACGCCTTCGAGCGCGGCGCGGTCGATTACCTGCTCAAGCCGATCACCGCCGCGCGCCTCGCCACGACGGTGGAGCGCCTGAAGGCGCGCACGGGCAACAACGACGCGGCGGTGCTGGCCGACCTGCTGTCACGCCTCGGTGCCAGGCCGGCCGCCGCCGCGTCGCCTCCGCTGACCTGGATCACCGCCAGCGCCGGGCGCGAGACGCGGTTGATCCTGGTCGATGAAGTGGCCTACTTCCGCGCCGACAACAAGTACACCACCGTCGTCACCGCCGAAGGCGAGGCGCTGCTGCGCACGCCGATCCGCGAACTGCTGGGCGTGCTGGATCCGACGACGTTCAAGCAGATCCACCGCTCGACCATCGTCAACCTGAAGGCGATCGCCGGCATCGTGCGCGACGACACCGGGCGCGGCACGGTGCGCCTGAAATCGCGTCCGGAGACGCTGCCCGTCAGCGCGCCGTTCATGGCGCTGTTCCGCCACATGTAA
- a CDS encoding histidine kinase: MFKTLAFVLRIGVAWLLALLVVSAIWDQLPGLRRLHWLLTMIGMATMALVIVAAFSHVGRVRLIADRTDKEALDNRQRRQVEVPFDAGEAFDLIDAAVRELPRIGHVESTRDSLQLRAVVERPQNDGDYPLGRWNPMRWFGTPRNRILATVVPGRDAASITLICEPESPAWSDWFLVDEGTNFENAEAIARAISRRVAQRRRDEKTEAAQTATEKELTVARLNLLHAQVEPHFLYNTLASAQLLTRSDPARADEMLGHLIQYLRRSLPSTDHEMSTLSAELERALAYLEILKIRMGSRLSVQVDVPESLRGTPLPPMVLQTLVENAIKHGLEPRTGGGNVWIRARRVDDVVAVTVADDGEGFNTKNSGTGIGLKNVRERLRLLYGASAALSVVANFPSGVAATISVPPALPPAIPTEHRHV; the protein is encoded by the coding sequence GTGTTCAAGACCCTGGCCTTCGTGCTGCGCATCGGTGTCGCCTGGCTGCTGGCGCTGCTGGTCGTGTCGGCCATCTGGGACCAGCTGCCCGGGCTGCGCCGCCTCCACTGGCTGCTGACGATGATCGGCATGGCGACCATGGCGCTGGTGATCGTCGCGGCGTTCTCGCATGTCGGTCGCGTGCGGCTCATCGCGGATCGCACGGACAAGGAAGCGCTCGACAACCGGCAGCGCCGGCAGGTGGAAGTCCCGTTCGACGCGGGCGAGGCGTTCGACCTCATCGACGCCGCGGTACGTGAACTGCCGCGCATCGGCCACGTCGAAAGCACGCGCGACAGCCTGCAGCTGCGCGCCGTGGTGGAACGCCCGCAGAACGATGGCGATTATCCGCTCGGCCGCTGGAATCCGATGCGCTGGTTCGGCACGCCGCGCAACCGCATCCTCGCCACCGTCGTCCCCGGGCGCGACGCCGCCAGCATCACGCTGATCTGCGAACCGGAAAGCCCCGCATGGAGCGACTGGTTCCTCGTCGATGAAGGCACGAACTTCGAGAACGCCGAGGCGATCGCGCGCGCCATCAGCCGCCGCGTCGCGCAGCGTCGCCGCGACGAGAAAACCGAAGCGGCGCAGACCGCAACGGAGAAGGAGCTCACCGTCGCGCGCCTGAACCTGCTGCACGCGCAGGTCGAACCGCACTTCCTCTACAACACGCTCGCCAGCGCGCAGCTGCTCACGCGCAGCGATCCGGCGCGCGCGGACGAGATGCTCGGCCATCTGATCCAGTACCTGCGTCGATCGTTGCCCAGCACCGACCACGAGATGTCCACGCTGAGCGCGGAACTCGAACGCGCGCTGGCGTACCTGGAAATCCTGAAGATCCGCATGGGTTCGCGCCTGTCGGTGCAGGTGGACGTTCCCGAATCGCTGCGTGGCACGCCGCTGCCGCCGATGGTGCTGCAGACCCTGGTGGAGAACGCGATCAAGCACGGCCTGGAGCCGCGCACCGGCGGCGGCAACGTGTGGATCCGCGCGCGCCGCGTGGACGACGTGGTCGCCGTGACCGTCGCCGACGACGGCGAGGGCTTCAACACCAAGAACAGCGGCACCGGCATCGGCCTGAAGAACGTGCGCGAACGGCTGCGCCTGCTGTACGGCGCGAGCGCGGCATTGTCGGTCGTCGCGAACTTCCCCAGCGGCGTGGCCGCCACGATCTCCGTGCCGCCGGCGCTGCCGCCCGCCATTCCGACCGAGCACCGCCATGTCTGA
- a CDS encoding DUF4344 domain-containing metallopeptidase encodes MSTRLLIVLLSLALGVVSGAFGYSLIAGKRQAAALAAAREEGRKAAEKAYGDEMAALKPVSFAKAADAESKAGGVQFGYEYVKPKNAELEPYYKLAHDTDMLRHLPEVQAIDGMLMLPRPINYVTAECGEVNAFYSPERNEVVMCYETMKVLEQRGRELAAHNKLPDTYAQQYLDANFRFILLHETGHALITLLEIPITGREEDAVDQLATTLMLRFAGLNESTATVTENLRMASNWFLARSTGEYNLDAYADQHALGEQRYFNLQCLLYGSDPARYLSIVTDGDLPEARAKGCPEESRRISRSWLRLLIPYVAPKYEMTEEKANRLFEQREIERVRNTDSSYIR; translated from the coding sequence ATGTCGACGAGACTGTTGATCGTTCTGCTGTCGCTGGCACTGGGCGTGGTGAGCGGTGCCTTCGGCTATTCATTGATCGCCGGCAAGCGCCAGGCGGCGGCGCTCGCGGCCGCGCGCGAGGAAGGCCGCAAGGCCGCCGAGAAGGCCTACGGCGACGAGATGGCCGCGCTCAAGCCGGTCAGCTTCGCCAAGGCCGCCGACGCGGAGAGCAAGGCCGGCGGCGTGCAGTTCGGCTACGAATACGTGAAGCCGAAGAACGCCGAACTGGAGCCGTACTACAAGCTCGCGCACGACACCGACATGCTGCGCCACCTCCCCGAGGTGCAGGCCATCGACGGCATGCTGATGCTGCCGCGCCCGATCAACTACGTCACCGCCGAATGCGGCGAGGTCAACGCGTTCTATTCGCCGGAACGCAACGAAGTGGTGATGTGCTACGAGACCATGAAGGTGCTCGAGCAGCGCGGCCGCGAACTGGCCGCCCACAACAAGCTGCCCGACACCTACGCGCAGCAGTACCTCGACGCGAACTTCCGCTTCATCCTGCTGCACGAAACCGGCCACGCGCTGATCACGCTGCTGGAGATCCCGATCACCGGCCGCGAGGAAGATGCCGTCGACCAGCTCGCCACCACGCTGATGCTGCGCTTCGCCGGGCTCAACGAATCCACCGCGACCGTCACCGAAAACCTGCGCATGGCGTCGAACTGGTTCCTCGCGCGCAGCACCGGCGAGTACAACCTCGATGCCTACGCCGACCAGCACGCGCTGGGCGAGCAGCGCTACTTCAACCTGCAGTGCCTGCTGTACGGCAGCGATCCGGCGCGCTACCTGAGCATCGTCACCGACGGCGACCTGCCGGAGGCGCGCGCCAAGGGCTGCCCGGAGGAGTCGCGCCGGATCAGCCGTTCGTGGCTGCGCCTGCTGATCCCGTACGTGGCGCCGAAGTACGAGATGACCGAAGAGAAGGCGAACCGCCTGTTCGAGCAGCGCGAGATCGAGCGCGTGCGCAATACGGACTCGTCGTACATCCGGTGA